The genomic DNA TTAAATTTGGCAGGCATTTGGTTGTGCTTCTAATGATTAGTGCCACGCCAATGAATTGGATACGCCGTTTTGCGCCAGCGAGCAGGCACTTGCGTGTGCGGTGAGCGCTTTACCGATAGCCTCGATTAGAATTTTGATTTTTCTTTTATAGCGTTAGCGCGAGCGCCAAGCATTAACAACGCGTGAGATTTACATCGGGCAATTCATCAACGTTTCTGCCGCAACGCAAGCGCAACCCCGCTCAACGTCAGCACCATGGCGAGCGCCGTTCGCAGTCCAAGCGGTTCTCCAATCGACAGCGCCGCCGCGACAATGCCAAGTACAGGCACGAGCAGCATGCCGATCGACGCCACTTCCGCGGGCAACCGGCGCAGCGTTTCGAACCACGCGATATAGCACACGCACATCGGCACAAGCGCCATATAAACCATCACAGCCCAGCCGTCCGCATGCAACGCGGCAAAGCGCGGATGCTCCACTGCAAGCCCATACAGCACCATCGGCACGCAGCCGATCACAACTTGCCATGCGACGAGCGCGAGCGGCCCCATCGGTATCGGCTCGCGATTCGCGACCGTGCCGAACGCAAACAGCACTGCGGCCAGCAGCGCGCAAACGATGCCGACAAGCCGGTCCGCGTCGACTGAAATGCCATGGCCGCCAAGCAGCACGACGACGCCCGCGAGACCGAGCGCGAGCGCGCAGAATCCGCCCACCGACGGACGGCGCGACAGCATCGGCCACGCGAACAGCATCGACCACAACGGCATCGTATAAACGAGCAGCGCGGCCTCGTTGACCGGCAGCCACACCATCGACATCGTTGACAGGCCCATCCACGCGAGCACATTCGTGCAAGCGGCAAGCAGCAGTCTGGGCAGCCATTTGCCGGGAACGCGGATCGATTCGCCGCGTAGCCACGCGAGCAGGAACAACAGCAATGCCGCTGCACAGCCGGCGACGCCGCGCGAAAACAGCGGCGGCCACTCGCGCAGCAACATCTTCATCGCGGGCCAGTTGATGGCCCAGCCGACGGCAGTGGTGAGAAGAAAAAGAAAACCTGACAGACGTGACGATGCGTGTGTGCTGGACATGCTCGGTTGAGGCCGCGGCAGCGCC from Paraburkholderia edwinii includes the following:
- a CDS encoding DMT family transporter, with the translated sequence MSSTHASSRLSGFLFLLTTAVGWAINWPAMKMLLREWPPLFSRGVAGCAAALLLFLLAWLRGESIRVPGKWLPRLLLAACTNVLAWMGLSTMSMVWLPVNEAALLVYTMPLWSMLFAWPMLSRRPSVGGFCALALGLAGVVVLLGGHGISVDADRLVGIVCALLAAVLFAFGTVANREPIPMGPLALVAWQVVIGCVPMVLYGLAVEHPRFAALHADGWAVMVYMALVPMCVCYIAWFETLRRLPAEVASIGMLLVPVLGIVAAALSIGEPLGLRTALAMVLTLSGVALALRQKR